One segment of Macrotis lagotis isolate mMagLag1 chromosome 1, bilby.v1.9.chrom.fasta, whole genome shotgun sequence DNA contains the following:
- the LOC141509725 gene encoding sialic acid-binding Ig-like lectin 13 isoform X2: MLLLLLLLLLFLEGFQSQKEGFELKCPRFQKAQEGLCTYIPCTFTYPNIQRRYYGIYGYWFKKGPSISEDVLVATNDQMREVEKEALGRFHLVGDPGSMNCSLSIRDIQGKDRGYYFFRVESGSEKFSYLNYQVKLDVRDLIEKPDIYIPRILEPKTSVKLMCAAPWVCGEGTPPIFIWRGAAFSSLGPSQKPPYFSELTLSPRPKDHGSNLTCQMTFPGSGAHTETTVQLNVAYPIKTFGISADWEQERGLKSSLNHTILKDESLRLLCQADSNPPAFLSWSHGGQVVLSSGPSRAGILVLHLPRLGVKDGGEYRCQAQYRMDTLYATLNLSVIYAPENLKVRALWPNRTGAIMEIFSSLVVLVGESLLLECAADSSPPADMSWTRGSQALNSSLRSSPGMLYLELSHVQAEDGGEYTCHAQNEWGTQNISLNLSVQYRTRTADLTFFKGALLGTGITGLLIFCLMLTYKKFLRKKEIEPEVLEVAGSQNNMEEDYVNLDVNQRRVLQPPPPDPVIPNPPDELHYASLNFRSPNVKNQETHTQYSEIKFCSGGKEGGTNSDMK, from the exons atgctgctgctgttgctgctgctgttgctctTCTTGGAGG GGTTCCAATCCcaaaaggaaggatttgaattgaaGTGTCCACGTTTCCAGAAAGCTCAGGAAGGACTCTGCACCTATATCCCCTGCACCTTCACCTATCCTAATATACAGAGACGTTATTATGGCATTTATGGCTACTGGTTCAAGAAAGGTCCCTCAATTTCTGAAGATGTCCTTGTGGCAacaaatgatcaaatgagagAGGTGGAAAAGGAGGCATTGGGAAGATTCCACCTTGTCGGGGACCCTGGGAGCATGAACTGCTCTCTGAGCATCAGAGATATACAGGGAAAGGACAGAGGATATTACTTCTTCCGTGTGGAAAGTGGGTCAGAAAAATTCAGTTACTTAAATTATCAGGTGAAGCTGGATGTGAGAG aCCTGATTGAGAAGCCAGACATCTATATTCCAAGGATCCTGGAGCCTAAGACCTCCGTGAAACTCATGTGTGCAGCCCCCTGGGTCTGTGGGGAGGGAACACCCCCCATCTTCATCTGGAGAGGGGCTGCTTTCTCCAGCCTGGGACCTAGTCAAAAGCCTCCCTATTTCTCTGAGCTGACCCTCAGCCCAAGACCTAAGGACCATGGCTCCAACCTCACCTGCCAGATGACCTTTCCTGGTTCTGGAGCTCACACAGAGACAACAGTCCAGCTCAATGTGGCCT ATCCTATAAAGACCTTCGGAATCAGTGCTGATTGGGAACAGGAAAGAG GCTTGAAGTCCTCATTAAATCACACTATCCTGAAGGATGAGTCCTTGAGATTGCTTTGCCAAGCTGACAGCAACCCTCCTGCCTTTCTGAGCTGGTCCCATGGGGGCCAGGTGGTGCTGTCCTCCGGGCCCTCAAGGGCTGGGATTCTGGTTCTCCATCTGCCCCGGCTGGGAGTAAAGGATGGCGGGGAGTACAGATGCCAAGCTCAGTACAGGATGGACACCCTGTATGCCACCTTGAACCTCTCTGTGATTT ATGCCCCAGAGAACCTGAAGGTCAGAGCCTTGTGGCCCAACAGAACAG GTGCTATCATGGAAATTTTCTCATCTCTGGTGGTCCTGGTGGGAGAGTCCTTGCTCCTGGAGTGTGCTGCTGACAGTAGTCCCCCTGCTGACATGAGCTGGACCAGGGGGAGCCAAGCCCTGAACTCTTCCCTTCGCTCCTCTCCTGGGATGCTGTATCTAGAATTGTCCCATGTCCAGGCAGAGGATGGAGGGGAGTATACCTGCCATGCTCAGAATGAGTGGGGGACCCAGAACATCTCCCTGAATCTCTCTGTGCAGT ATAGAACAAGGACAGCTGACCTCACATTCTTCAAAGGGGCACTTTTGGGAACTGGGATCACTGGCCTTCTCATTTTCTGCCTTATGCTCACTTA TAAGAAGTTTCTGAGGAAGAAGGAGATAGAGCCAGAAGTATTAGAGGTCGCAGGTTCCCAGAACAACATGGAAGAGGACTATGTTAATCTGGATGTG AATCAGCGAAGAGTCCTCCAACCACCTCCACCTGACCCAGTCATTCCAAACCCACCTGATGAGCTGCATTATGCCTCACTTAACTTCAGAAGTCCCAATGTGAAGAACCAAGAGACACACACGCAGTACTCAGAGATCAAGTTCTGCTCTGGAGGCAAAGAGGGTGGAACAAATTCTGATATGAAGTGA
- the LOC141509725 gene encoding sialic acid-binding Ig-like lectin 10 isoform X1 has product MLLLLLLLLLFLEGFQSQKEGFELKCPRFQKAQEGLCTYIPCTFTYPNIQRRYYGIYGYWFKKGPSISEDVLVATNDQMREVEKEALGRFHLVGDPGSMNCSLSIRDIQGKDRGYYFFRVESGSEKFSYLNYQVKLDVRDLIEKPDIYIPRILEPKTSVKLMCAAPWVCGEGTPPIFIWRGAAFSSLGPSQKPPYFSELTLSPRPKDHGSNLTCQMTFPGSGAHTETTVQLNVAYPIKTFGISADWEQERGLKSSLNHTILKDESLRLLCQADSNPPAFLSWSHGGQVVLSSGPSRAGILVLHLPRLGVKDGGEYRCQAQYRMDTLYATLNLSVIYAPENLKVRALWPNRTGAIMEIFSSLVVLVGESLLLECAADSSPPADMSWTRGSQALNSSLRSSPGMLYLELSHVQAEDGGEYTCHAQNEWGTQNISLNLSVQYPPRLFKSFCSRTDEGLLCACSIQAEPSLSLIWWVGERRVEDNRTHDILQVKSTNSGAWTNGSLILKEKWDLDLNLRCEGRNQHGVHSVIVLIVSDRTRTADLTFFKGALLGTGITGLLIFCLMLTYKKFLRKKEIEPEVLEVAGSQNNMEEDYVNLDVNQRRVLQPPPPDPVIPNPPDELHYASLNFRSPNVKNQETHTQYSEIKFCSGGKEGGTNSDMK; this is encoded by the exons atgctgctgctgttgctgctgctgttgctctTCTTGGAGG GGTTCCAATCCcaaaaggaaggatttgaattgaaGTGTCCACGTTTCCAGAAAGCTCAGGAAGGACTCTGCACCTATATCCCCTGCACCTTCACCTATCCTAATATACAGAGACGTTATTATGGCATTTATGGCTACTGGTTCAAGAAAGGTCCCTCAATTTCTGAAGATGTCCTTGTGGCAacaaatgatcaaatgagagAGGTGGAAAAGGAGGCATTGGGAAGATTCCACCTTGTCGGGGACCCTGGGAGCATGAACTGCTCTCTGAGCATCAGAGATATACAGGGAAAGGACAGAGGATATTACTTCTTCCGTGTGGAAAGTGGGTCAGAAAAATTCAGTTACTTAAATTATCAGGTGAAGCTGGATGTGAGAG aCCTGATTGAGAAGCCAGACATCTATATTCCAAGGATCCTGGAGCCTAAGACCTCCGTGAAACTCATGTGTGCAGCCCCCTGGGTCTGTGGGGAGGGAACACCCCCCATCTTCATCTGGAGAGGGGCTGCTTTCTCCAGCCTGGGACCTAGTCAAAAGCCTCCCTATTTCTCTGAGCTGACCCTCAGCCCAAGACCTAAGGACCATGGCTCCAACCTCACCTGCCAGATGACCTTTCCTGGTTCTGGAGCTCACACAGAGACAACAGTCCAGCTCAATGTGGCCT ATCCTATAAAGACCTTCGGAATCAGTGCTGATTGGGAACAGGAAAGAG GCTTGAAGTCCTCATTAAATCACACTATCCTGAAGGATGAGTCCTTGAGATTGCTTTGCCAAGCTGACAGCAACCCTCCTGCCTTTCTGAGCTGGTCCCATGGGGGCCAGGTGGTGCTGTCCTCCGGGCCCTCAAGGGCTGGGATTCTGGTTCTCCATCTGCCCCGGCTGGGAGTAAAGGATGGCGGGGAGTACAGATGCCAAGCTCAGTACAGGATGGACACCCTGTATGCCACCTTGAACCTCTCTGTGATTT ATGCCCCAGAGAACCTGAAGGTCAGAGCCTTGTGGCCCAACAGAACAG GTGCTATCATGGAAATTTTCTCATCTCTGGTGGTCCTGGTGGGAGAGTCCTTGCTCCTGGAGTGTGCTGCTGACAGTAGTCCCCCTGCTGACATGAGCTGGACCAGGGGGAGCCAAGCCCTGAACTCTTCCCTTCGCTCCTCTCCTGGGATGCTGTATCTAGAATTGTCCCATGTCCAGGCAGAGGATGGAGGGGAGTATACCTGCCATGCTCAGAATGAGTGGGGGACCCAGAACATCTCCCTGAATCTCTCTGTGCAGT ACCCTCCCAGgctgttcaaaagcttttgctCAAGGACTGATGAAGGCTTACTCTGTGCCTGTTCTATTCAGGCAGAGCCCAGCCTATCTTTGATCTggtgggtgggggagagaagagtGGAAGACAATAGGACCCATGACATCCTCCAGGTGAAGTCTACCAACTCTGGAGCCTGGACCAATGGTAGCCTGATCCTGAAGGAAAAGTGGGACCTTGACCTCAACCTCCGGTGTGAGGGGAGGAACCAGCATGGGGTTCACAGTGTCATTGTCCTGATAGTGTCAG ATAGAACAAGGACAGCTGACCTCACATTCTTCAAAGGGGCACTTTTGGGAACTGGGATCACTGGCCTTCTCATTTTCTGCCTTATGCTCACTTA TAAGAAGTTTCTGAGGAAGAAGGAGATAGAGCCAGAAGTATTAGAGGTCGCAGGTTCCCAGAACAACATGGAAGAGGACTATGTTAATCTGGATGTG AATCAGCGAAGAGTCCTCCAACCACCTCCACCTGACCCAGTCATTCCAAACCCACCTGATGAGCTGCATTATGCCTCACTTAACTTCAGAAGTCCCAATGTGAAGAACCAAGAGACACACACGCAGTACTCAGAGATCAAGTTCTGCTCTGGAGGCAAAGAGGGTGGAACAAATTCTGATATGAAGTGA